In Temnothorax longispinosus isolate EJ_2023e chromosome 10, Tlon_JGU_v1, whole genome shotgun sequence, a single window of DNA contains:
- the LOC139819954 gene encoding uncharacterized protein isoform X3 has protein sequence MPNPEINKRDHNYSESKPQHANNGNGGAICKISKTGSVGGQIRDINELKKIAPRVRLQDTESLNELTRISSLSNSKLQQNDTSVLERTRQELRKYCRTCAGLKLPLVDIFSEKGIKLRLSQQIKHLEVNPYDSLSTQMCMDCICDLRMSYKFFMQIKKAEIKLKSIHVNLTTDNATKKVTLIDESSTIKEEMQSSYIETKQEYQLSSTIQQNLSSLSSKQENQTTPGNQADDSVPKICAIFSLKDESKVKSGKEKEDNDEEEEEEEEEEEVQIGGGIFEEVAEGEDEESIEEFDPEDPALLEDEEEEEEKKSPRSPTTVYKYDMAAKSYVRLERSEEGVSVKSGASQTLEGDGENQREGISKPNILKRKLIMPTVTTKNGGEEEEDEVQSIEERKVQKLDTNSLSNVNSPLEEDGIMYVTVKGSKPNEFLLVKVKKVDKPMESKRAVISTDFKPVERLLKRYETLTSKDFSSRRPDGREQIIEEQIEEYKKKREKVLGGQSVVTFTVNETQKEVQQEEISSKSNFEKAEEMTLLTKVEAGVKEEREQEQEQEEEEEEEQEEQEQEEQQEEQQQEEEEEEEDEEDEEEEEKEEGNGDGDGDKEEKEFWNKMENIDESQEKVHEYTEEYLSKLSRLKLKWEETKRKKESLQKELNESYSEGNLEKLAKVLGEKEKNLQEFQEYLKQRKIVLTRLKDEDIISLYEDRFSTTLKSSSKLLPDLIDTQPPVDPLSEERYLECDYCSETFSNRDVLEEHLKSHDYRILHCCDDCGEEFQTQKAKRNHNVICVRKLICKFCDIILDSRGKKRQHEQKHVDALYGQLCEICGERFKHQGTLDQHLKTQHTSLEKIYPCPKCPKRFAFKQKLSFHLKSVHTTLRAYLCEDCGADFKNPASLRHHRIRKHQPVGNKRECQVCSKLVPFYSLSKHMHTHKAYSIQCPHCDKMFKNSSTLKQHVRIHEDQRQYRCDTCGVGFNRRDGLRLHMRVHEKTGSRGLKECSCQVCGEKFPNHSTLVIHRNRVHKDGRQYTCHICNRSMISTRSLEWHMSHIHNESMPGIIRDASGLPEKKRVSCYHCNKTFKTELILRTHIKNTHMEKDPLKCTDCEDIFTSEVRLRHHMMVVHNRLEGTLACPHCPKRFVNQLRLKTHMISHSEERPYTCEVCGFNLKTKIQLIKHHQNRHSDERPLQCRYCPWRCKQVSALVCHERTHTNERPYSCSVCRQRFKYLGDKNKHERRHESLGGSGFKRIVPGRNVKPKVRAADDSSGSEQEPGSLKDSAKEQYEEQQEGQYDQKFPEEQMVKFEREQIVKFEGQEEYEQAVYEQEYEETSREASEATEVIMNMEDSTVYTEEVTADNIEPSVEIMTDEIMTSDILQSGTAVMHLQGCNNSSGEIQVIPVMLSLPELSDATTEVNLATASIMYNN, from the exons ATGCCGAATCCCGAAATCAATAAACGCGATCACAATTACAGTGAATCGAAACCTCAACATGCCAACAATGGTAATGGTGGCGCTATCTGCAAGATATCCAAGACAGGATCTGTCGGGGGTCAGATTAGAGACATCAACGAACTGAAGAAGATTGCGCCGCGCGTTCGTCTACAGGACACTGAAAGTTTGAACGAGTTGACGAGGATCTCTTCTTTAAGTAACAGTAAATTACAGCAGAACGATACATCCGTTCTCGAGAGAACGCGGCAAGAACTGAGAAAATACTGCCGCACCTGCGCTGGCCTAAAACTGCCCTtg GTGGACATCTTTAGTGAAAAGGGCATTAAATTGCGATTGAGTCAGCAAATCAAGCATCTCGAAGTGAATCCTTATGATAGTCTCTCGACACAGATGTGCATGGACTGTATCTGCGATCTTAGAAtgagttataaatttttcatgcagataaaaaaagctgagataaaattgaaatctatCCATGTCAATCTCACGACTGATAATGCCACGAAGAAAGTAACGTTGATCGACGAGTCTTCGACAATAAAAGAGGAGATGCAATCATCTTATATAG AAACAAAGCAGGAATATCAATTATCCTCTACAATCCAACAAAACCTATCTTCATTGTCATCGAAGCAAGAAAACCAAACAACTCCCGGAAATCAAGCAGATGACTCTGTTCCAAAAATTTGTGCCATCTTTTCGTTGAAGGACGAATCGAAGGTAAAATCTGGAAAGGAGAAGGAAGACAatgacgaggaggaggaggaggaggaggaggaggaagaggtaCAGATAGGCGGAGGGATATTTGAGGAAGTGGCAGAGGGAGAGGATGAAGAATCTATCGAGGAATTTGATCCTGAAGACCCTGCACTCCTGgaagatgaagaagaagaagaagaaaaaaaatctccaAGATCCCCAACAACCGTCTATAAGTACGATATGGCAGCAAAGTCTTACGTGAGGTTGGAAAGAAGTGAAGAGGGAGTTTCTGTGAAATCTGGAGCTTCCCAGACTTTGGAAGGTGACGGAGAAAATCAAAGAGAGGGAATAAGCAAGCCAAATATCttgaagagaaaattaataatgccaACGGTAACGACGAAGAATGgtggggaggaggaggaggacgaggTACAAAGTATCGAAGAGCGCAAAGTGCAAAAGTTAGACACAAACAGTCTCTCGAATGTGAATAGTCCTCTAGAAGAGGATGGAATTATGTACGTAACTGTAAAGGGCTCCAAACCGAACGAGTTTCTTCTAGTGAAG GTGAAGAAAGTGGACAAACCCATGGAATCAAAGCGCGCGGTAATCTCCACTGATTTTAAGCCTGTCGAACGTCTTCTCAAACGTTATGAAACGTTGACATCGAAAGATTTCTCATCTAGACGTCCTGACGGCCGCGAGCAAATAATTGAAGAACAAAtcgaagaatataaaaagaaacgagaaaaGGTTCTTGGAGGTCAGTCGGTAGTGACGTTCACCGTGAACGAAACGCAAAAAGAAGTACAGCAGGAAGAAATTTCCTCCAagtcaaattttgaaaaggCAGAAGAAATGACACTTTTGACAAAAGTGGAAGCTGGAGTGAAGGAGGAGCGGGAGCAAGAGCAAGAgcaagaggaggaggaggaggaggagcagGAGGAGCAGGAGCAGGAGGAGCAGCAGGAGGAGCAGCagcaggaggaggaggaagaggaggaggacgaggaggacgaggaggaggaggagaaagaagagGGGAATGGAGATGGGGATGGagataaagaagagaaagagttTTGGAATaagatggaaaatattgacGAAAGTCAAGAAAAGGTCCATGAATATACAGAGGAATATCTTTCAAAGTTATCaagattgaaattaaagtGGGAAGAGACGAAACGGAAAAAGGAAAGTTTACAGAAGGAACTGAACGAGTCGTATAGCGAAGGGAACTTGGAGAAATTGGCAAAAGTCTTGggggaaaaggaaaagaatcTGCAG GAATTCCAAGAGTACTTGAAGCAGCGTAAAATCGTTCTTACTCGCCTCAAGGACGAAGACATAATCTCTCTCTATGAAGATCGATTCTCCACTACTTTAAAATCGTCCTCTAAATTGCTCCCAGACCTTATCGACACTCAACCTCCCGTCGACCCGCTTTCCGAAGAGCGCTATTTAGAATGTGATTATTGTTCCGAAACCTTCTCCAACCGCGATGTTCTCGAGGAACATCTCAAGTCCCACGACTACCGTATCCTTCATTGCTGCGACGACTGTGGGGAAGAATTTCAAACCCAGAAAGCGAAAAGAAATCATAACGTGATATGTGTGAggaaattaatttgcaaattttgcgACATAATTCTGGATTCCAGAGGGAAAAAACGTCAACACGAGCAGAAACACGTTGACGCTCTTTATGGTCAACTTTGCGAGATTTGTGGCGAGAGATTCAAACACCAAGGAACTCTGGACCAGCACCTGAAGACGCAACACACGAGTTTGGAAAAGATTTATCCGTGTCCAAAGTGTCCGAAAAGATTtgcttttaaacaaaaactgaGCTTTCACTTAAAATCTGTTCATACAACTTTGAGAGCGTACCTTTGTGAGGATTGCGGTGCGGATTTTAAGAATCCTGCGAGCTTGAGACATCATAGAATCAGAAAACATCAACCGGTTGGAAATAAAAGGGAATGTCAAGTTTGCAGCAAATTGGTGCCGTTTTACAGTTTGTCCAAGCACATGCACACGCATAAAGCTTACAGTATCCAGTGTCCACATTGCGacaaaatgttcaaaaatagCTCGACCTTGAAGCAACATGTGAGAATTCACGAAGATCAAAGGCAGTATCGTTGTGACACCTGCGGCGTTGGATTTAATCGGAGAGACGGTTTGAGGCTGCATATGAGAGTGCACGAAAAAACTGGTAGTAGAGGCTTGAAAGAGTGTTCCTGCCAAGTATGTGGCGAAAAGTTTCCGAATCATTCGACTTTGGTGATTCATAGGAACAGAGTGCACAAAGATGGGAGGCAGTATACGTGTCACATTTGTAACAGGTCGATGATTTCGACGAGATCGCTCGAGTGGCACATGTCGCACATTCATAACGAGTCGATGCCAG GTATTATCCGCGACGCGTCTGGTCTGCCTGAAAAAAAACGGGTTTCCTGCTATCACTGCAATAAGACCTTCAAGACGGAACTAATTCTTCGcacacatattaaaaatacgcaCATGGAGAAGGACCCGTTGAAGTGCACCGACTGCGAGGATATTTTCACATCTGAAGTACGTTTACGTCATCACATGATGGTCGTGCACAATCGTCTCGAGGGTACTTTGGCATGCCCTCATTGTCCGAAACGATTCGTGAACCAATTAAGGCTAAAGACTCACATGATTTCTCATTCTGAGGAAAGGCCGTATACCTGCGAGGTCTGCGGTTTCAACCTGAAGACAAAGATCCAACTGATCAAGCATCATCAAAACCGACACAGTGACGAGAGACCTTTGCAGTGCAG GTACTGTCCTTGGCGATGCAAGCAAGTGAGTGCTCTCGTTTGTCACGAACGCACGCATACCAATGAACGCCCATATTCGTGCAGCGTGTGCCGGCAACGCTTCAAATATCTCGGTGACAAAAACAAGCATGAACGTCGTCACGAGAGCCTCGGTGGTTCAGGCTTCAAGCGTATCGTACCTGGAAGAAATGTCAAACCGAAAGTACGCGCCGCCGACGATTCCTCCGGATCTGAGCAGGAACCGGGCTCGCTCAAGGATTCGGCGAAGGAGCAATACGAGGAGCAGCAGGAAGGACAATACGATCAGAAATTTCCGGAGGAACAGATGGTCAAATTCGAACGGGAGCAGATTGTCAAGTTTGAAGGTCAAGAGGAATACGAACAAGCGGTGTACGAGCAG GAGTATGAAGAAACTTCGAGAGAAGCATCGGAAGCTACCGAGGTAATTATGAACATGGAGGATTCCACGGTGTACACGGAGGAGGTTACGGCTGATAATATAGAGCCTAGCGTAGAGATCATGACGGACGAGATAATGACGAGTGACATTCTACAATCTGGCACTGCTGTGATGCATCTGCAAGGTTGCAATAATTCCTCGGGGGAGATTCAAGTGATACCAGTGATGCTGTCCCTGCCCGAGCTGTCCGACGCAACCACTGAAGTAAATCTCGCGACCGCGTCAatcatgtataataattag